The Leptospira koniambonensis genome window below encodes:
- a CDS encoding pectin acetylesterase-family hydrolase: protein MNIRYLVILVLFSQIFCTKDKDNSQELLTTGLIVDLVTSPFTRITPEPGTFTTQVDHGASPYTYTATFDPKCSGTEGNVNFYFFRKTVAMNNKKLLINFMGGGACWDDANCFGSNTVTYFNQLNTVPDFALDLLFKGIIDQSVAANPFKDYDIIFVPYCTGDLHIGSKDKTYTSGTIKHHGYDNVISVLKFVQNSYPQLDRVFVTGQSAGGYGAILNYPIIRETVTTIDSGAKVRMLSDASNAVVPTAAYGANDAFFPLLESSWGVETNGIGSGTGFSSSNLPIWVNGIDANYTTGASPSINDFFKKVATEYSGDVLGQYTALFDGNQRFFYHTMGQINKIKDGSLIYSTATTPDPYQAGKSYSAIYGDSDGSSVPDGSSSSSNDYTTCDWSKQAVSKMKDAATKPNYRYYIGPGDVHTITTYNDMYSLKSGGVNFATWLNTLANGASPPANVQCNNSSGSCVNTNLFDSTINNSLGKATSDESYAINPKQDMYTSCGQAAGIGL from the coding sequence ATGAACATTCGATATCTTGTAATTCTAGTTCTATTCTCTCAAATCTTCTGTACAAAAGACAAAGATAATTCCCAGGAACTTCTCACCACCGGACTCATTGTAGATCTGGTCACAAGCCCGTTTACAAGGATCACTCCTGAACCTGGAACCTTTACAACTCAGGTGGATCATGGCGCAAGCCCTTATACATATACTGCGACCTTCGATCCGAAATGTAGCGGAACAGAAGGAAATGTGAACTTCTATTTTTTCAGAAAAACTGTAGCTATGAATAACAAAAAGTTACTCATCAATTTTATGGGAGGAGGAGCTTGTTGGGACGATGCAAATTGTTTCGGAAGTAATACAGTCACTTATTTTAATCAATTAAATACGGTCCCTGATTTTGCATTAGATCTTTTATTCAAAGGTATTATAGACCAATCCGTAGCGGCAAATCCATTCAAAGATTATGATATTATATTTGTCCCCTATTGCACTGGAGATCTTCATATAGGAAGTAAGGACAAAACTTATACAAGTGGGACCATTAAACATCATGGGTATGATAATGTGATCTCGGTCTTAAAATTTGTCCAAAATTCTTATCCCCAACTGGACCGAGTTTTTGTGACCGGCCAAAGTGCTGGAGGTTATGGAGCTATATTAAATTATCCGATTATTCGAGAAACAGTAACTACAATCGATTCCGGTGCAAAAGTTAGGATGTTATCTGATGCTTCCAACGCAGTTGTGCCGACAGCTGCTTACGGTGCAAATGATGCATTTTTTCCATTACTCGAAAGCTCTTGGGGTGTAGAAACAAATGGGATTGGAAGTGGAACTGGTTTTTCTTCTTCTAATCTTCCGATTTGGGTGAATGGGATCGATGCAAATTATACGACTGGAGCTTCACCTTCTATTAATGACTTCTTCAAAAAAGTGGCTACTGAGTATTCTGGAGATGTTCTCGGACAATACACTGCATTATTCGATGGGAACCAAAGATTTTTTTATCATACAATGGGGCAGATCAATAAGATTAAAGATGGAAGCTTGATCTATTCGACTGCGACCACTCCTGATCCTTACCAAGCCGGAAAATCATATTCAGCCATTTACGGAGACAGTGACGGAAGTTCTGTGCCAGATGGAAGTTCATCTAGTTCAAACGATTATACTACTTGTGATTGGTCCAAACAGGCAGTTTCTAAAATGAAGGATGCGGCTACCAAACCCAACTATAGATATTATATAGGCCCCGGAGATGTTCACACAATCACCACTTATAATGATATGTATTCTTTAAAAAGTGGAGGAGTTAATTTTGCAACTTGGTTAAATACTTTGGCAAATGGAGCAAGCCCTCCCGCAAATGTTCAATGTAATAATTCTTCGGGATCTTGTGTAAATACGAATCTATTCGATAGCACTATCAATAATAGTTTAGGAAAAGCAACATCCGACGAATCCTATGCAATAAACCCGAAACAAGATATGTACACCAGCTGCGGACAAGCAGCAGGAATAGGCTTATAG
- a CDS encoding pectin acetylesterase-family hydrolase — MQAKNLSLLFIVPMLLFIGCKKDEPDNTKALTGAVLGEVLYNPYERITPPSSDTIIIPNTNANYQTPGREYFPKCFGNAGNTKFYFFRKSVSANNKKLLINFMGGGACWSNNNCFGKNTTTFFNFLNDVPDLFIKVAFQGILDAGNSSNPLKDYDVLFIPYCTGDLHMGSKDVATYDDPYVSSDPSVYSHRGHDNVLSVLKYIQSNYRQVTNVVVAGQSAGGYGAVLNYPHIRSVFSESAKFPNISKISLVADASNGAVIDGFFSDIVNTQWGSGPNIPDWVVGANYLTTGTPSIEDYITQIAGEYPDDVIGQYTAAFDSTQRWFFNVMGIIDTGTPSYSDSSSYFGPGDARDVPDLPKTGNTPSNCNWAINANNAMSDIAAPKYYYYRAPGDIHTITTSDTMYGLMSNGVNFNTWLKSIVSNAGTPTTVDCAAGSGSHPCTDKNFGANSLNDTLGRATSQDSFDNNKDLYETCFGP, encoded by the coding sequence ATGCAGGCCAAAAACCTATCGCTTCTATTTATAGTTCCGATGTTACTTTTTATCGGATGTAAAAAAGACGAACCGGACAATACAAAAGCTCTTACAGGAGCAGTTTTAGGCGAAGTTCTTTATAATCCTTACGAAAGGATCACCCCACCCTCCAGCGATACAATCATAATCCCGAATACTAATGCCAATTACCAAACACCAGGAAGGGAATATTTTCCAAAATGTTTCGGAAATGCAGGAAACACTAAATTTTATTTCTTCCGAAAATCTGTTTCTGCGAATAATAAAAAACTTTTGATCAACTTTATGGGAGGAGGAGCTTGCTGGAGTAATAATAACTGTTTTGGAAAGAATACTACAACATTCTTCAATTTCCTAAATGATGTTCCTGATCTTTTTATCAAGGTCGCATTCCAAGGAATTTTGGATGCAGGAAATTCTTCTAATCCATTAAAAGATTATGATGTTCTTTTTATTCCATATTGCACTGGAGATCTCCATATGGGCTCCAAAGATGTAGCGACATACGATGATCCTTATGTTTCTTCTGATCCTTCTGTCTATAGTCACAGAGGACATGATAATGTTCTTTCAGTTTTAAAATATATCCAATCGAATTATAGACAAGTTACTAACGTGGTAGTCGCGGGACAAAGTGCAGGAGGATACGGAGCAGTATTAAATTATCCTCATATTCGTTCAGTATTTTCGGAAAGTGCAAAATTTCCAAATATTAGTAAGATCAGCTTAGTGGCAGATGCTTCTAATGGAGCAGTGATCGATGGATTTTTCTCTGATATTGTAAACACTCAATGGGGAAGCGGACCGAATATTCCGGATTGGGTGGTAGGAGCCAACTACCTGACGACCGGAACTCCTTCTATCGAAGATTATATTACCCAGATCGCAGGAGAATACCCGGATGATGTTATAGGACAATACACTGCAGCATTCGATTCAACTCAAAGATGGTTCTTCAATGTAATGGGGATCATTGACACGGGAACTCCTTCTTATTCCGATTCTAGTTCTTATTTCGGACCAGGAGATGCTCGGGATGTGCCAGATCTTCCTAAGACCGGTAATACTCCATCCAATTGTAATTGGGCCATCAACGCGAATAATGCGATGTCCGACATTGCAGCTCCAAAGTATTATTACTATAGAGCTCCTGGAGACATTCATACAATCACCACAAGTGATACAATGTATGGACTCATGAGTAATGGAGTGAATTTTAATACCTGGTTAAAATCGATCGTATCCAATGCAGGAACTCCAACAACTGTAGATTGCGCTGCGGGTTCAGGATCTCATCCTTGCACTGATAAAAATTTCGGGGCTAATTCTCTGAATGATACCCTAGGAAGAGCGACATCCCAGGACTCATTCGATAATAATAAAGATCTATACGAGACCTGTTTCGGTCCTTGA
- the lon gene encoding endopeptidase La — translation MDEVDGSIIPVDSILPPELFLVPIKTRPVFPGIITPLIVPGGKFAKAVDEALKGNSFIGLVLLKDEENEKKTEENIYDFGVVAKILKKVNLPDGAVNILINTVRRFKVESFSSVEPLLIAKVNYPEEEPGASKNTIKAMMRTLLIMTRELAQNNPLFTEEMKLTMLNVNEPGKMADFVCSILNIEKEDYQSVIESVNLKDRIEKVLLYLKKEIDLVSLQREIQENIQDKIDKQQRQFFLREQLKAIQAELGQKEGKYEKKYEKFLERLKVIPADPEVIEEVEREMDKFFYTDQNTADYNVIRNYLDIMESLPWEAAPSREIDLDKARKTLDRDHYKLDDVKERILEFLAVKKLKPTEKGSILLLVGPPGVGKTSIAKSIAEAMGRKFFRFSVGGMRDEAEIKGHRRTYIGAMPGKIITALRITKEKDSVILLDEIDKLGLGMQGDPAAALLEVLDPEQNKTFRDHYLDLPFDLSSVFFIATANTLDSISRILLDRMEVINLSGYITDEKVQIFNKHLWKKVLEKNGIEPYGIQIDKKAVVSLIDHYSRESGVRGLEKQSDKLARKLALHIVKGESYPKHIGPSDVEKFLGVPKYTDDRMTKPTVPGTALGLAWTSVGGATLLIEAVFVKGKGGILLTGMIGKSMEESSSIALSYIKNLLGSEELFTEKTIHLHVPDGATPKDGPSAGITMATTILSLVLNKRIKLGFGMTGELTLTGEVLAIGGLREKIVAAKRVGVHKIIFPSDNRPQLDEIPDYVKKGMEFFPVSRFEEVAKILFESKTIDGILKPKTEQVAVVKKTKPSPKKKSVTRKKK, via the coding sequence ATGGATGAAGTAGATGGAAGTATCATACCAGTAGACTCCATTCTTCCTCCCGAATTATTCTTAGTGCCTATCAAGACCAGACCGGTATTTCCCGGGATCATCACCCCTCTTATTGTTCCTGGGGGAAAATTTGCCAAGGCTGTGGACGAGGCCTTAAAGGGTAATTCTTTCATTGGTCTGGTCCTTCTCAAAGATGAAGAGAACGAAAAGAAGACAGAAGAGAATATTTATGATTTCGGTGTAGTTGCCAAGATCTTGAAGAAGGTAAATCTTCCTGATGGTGCAGTAAATATTCTGATCAATACTGTTCGCAGATTCAAAGTAGAATCATTTTCTTCTGTAGAACCTTTGTTGATCGCAAAGGTGAATTATCCGGAAGAAGAGCCTGGGGCTTCTAAAAATACCATCAAAGCTATGATGAGAACCCTGCTCATTATGACAAGGGAACTTGCTCAGAATAATCCTCTTTTTACAGAAGAGATGAAACTTACAATGCTGAATGTAAATGAGCCGGGCAAGATGGCAGATTTTGTATGCAGTATTTTGAATATAGAAAAAGAAGATTATCAATCCGTAATTGAATCCGTAAATCTAAAAGATAGGATCGAAAAAGTATTACTCTATCTCAAAAAAGAGATCGATCTAGTTTCTCTCCAAAGAGAGATCCAGGAGAATATCCAGGATAAAATAGATAAACAACAAAGACAATTTTTCCTAAGAGAACAATTGAAAGCCATACAGGCTGAACTTGGTCAGAAAGAAGGTAAATACGAGAAGAAGTATGAAAAATTCTTAGAAAGACTAAAAGTTATTCCGGCAGATCCGGAAGTAATAGAAGAAGTAGAACGAGAAATGGATAAGTTCTTCTATACTGATCAGAATACTGCAGATTATAATGTTATCCGAAATTATTTAGACATCATGGAAAGTCTTCCTTGGGAAGCTGCTCCTTCCCGCGAAATTGATCTAGATAAAGCCAGAAAAACTTTAGATAGAGATCATTATAAATTAGATGATGTAAAAGAGCGAATCCTGGAATTTTTGGCGGTGAAGAAGTTAAAGCCGACTGAGAAGGGCTCCATTCTTCTTTTGGTGGGACCTCCCGGAGTTGGAAAAACTTCTATTGCTAAATCTATAGCAGAAGCAATGGGCAGAAAGTTTTTTAGATTTTCTGTGGGCGGAATGAGGGATGAGGCAGAGATCAAAGGGCATCGTAGGACTTATATTGGAGCAATGCCTGGTAAGATCATTACTGCATTAAGAATTACTAAAGAAAAAGATTCAGTAATTCTTTTGGACGAGATAGATAAGCTTGGTCTTGGAATGCAAGGAGATCCTGCCGCTGCACTTCTAGAAGTTTTAGATCCAGAGCAGAATAAAACTTTTAGAGATCATTATTTAGATCTTCCTTTTGATCTTTCATCTGTATTCTTTATCGCTACGGCAAATACGTTAGATTCTATTAGCAGGATCCTTTTGGATCGTATGGAAGTGATCAATCTTTCCGGCTATATCACAGATGAAAAAGTACAGATCTTCAATAAACATTTATGGAAGAAGGTACTGGAGAAAAACGGGATAGAGCCATACGGCATCCAAATAGACAAAAAAGCTGTTGTCTCTCTGATTGATCATTATTCCAGAGAGTCAGGAGTGAGAGGACTTGAAAAACAATCCGACAAACTTGCAAGAAAACTCGCTCTTCATATTGTAAAAGGGGAATCTTATCCTAAACATATAGGACCTTCCGATGTAGAAAAATTCCTAGGAGTTCCTAAATATACGGATGATAGGATGACTAAACCTACAGTTCCCGGAACTGCTTTGGGACTTGCTTGGACTTCTGTAGGGGGTGCAACATTACTCATCGAAGCAGTTTTTGTAAAAGGAAAAGGCGGGATCCTTCTTACTGGAATGATAGGAAAATCCATGGAGGAATCTTCCAGTATTGCCCTCAGCTATATTAAGAATTTATTAGGTAGCGAAGAGTTGTTCACCGAAAAAACGATCCATCTTCATGTTCCTGACGGCGCCACTCCAAAAGACGGACCAAGTGCGGGGATTACAATGGCAACTACCATTCTTTCCTTAGTGCTGAATAAAAGGATCAAACTTGGATTTGGTATGACTGGAGAATTAACTCTTACTGGCGAGGTTTTAGCGATCGGTGGTTTAAGAGAAAAAATCGTTGCCGCAAAAAGAGTTGGAGTCCATAAGATCATTTTCCCATCGGACAACAGACCTCAGTTAGACGAAATACCTGATTATGTGAAGAAGGGAATGGAATTCTTTCCAGTTTCTAGATTTGAAGAGGTTGCTAAAATTTTATTCGAATCGAAAACGATTGATGGAATTTTAAAACCAAAAACAGAGCAGGTTGCAGTTGTTAAGAAGACAAAACCTTCTCCTAAAAAGAAGTCGGTTACCCGTAAAAAGAAATAA
- a CDS encoding DegT/DnrJ/EryC1/StrS family aminotransferase produces the protein MGVPFIDIKRFEPGLLDAWEDKVKTLSKNASFIGGEEVALLEKNLATTAGTKYSIACANGTDALQLALRALGVGKGDKVLVPDSTFWATFESVVNVGADPATIDTNPDDLQMDFEEFKRALEEVKPKAAIIVHLYGWGSSKLEEYRKLCKEKGVFLLEDGAQSFGVLYKGKPIYQDALITTTSFYPAKVLGGAGDGGAVFTNDEELANKVRMLGNHGRTSHYGYGDVGWNSRMDTLQAAFLNLNIPYLDARIASRRKAAEKYYQVLPGLGVNVIHPPKDFQENGYCNVTLFDPAERPKIQEVLKTKGIGSAVIYPGAMSDQPGAKPYIVGKFGKEHRTGKICDSILNFPLFPYMTDSELEEVFAAIKEYKK, from the coding sequence ATGGGCGTACCTTTCATAGATATTAAAAGATTCGAGCCGGGATTACTAGATGCTTGGGAAGATAAAGTAAAAACTCTCAGCAAGAACGCCTCCTTTATCGGAGGAGAAGAAGTCGCATTATTAGAAAAAAATCTGGCAACAACTGCTGGAACCAAATATTCGATTGCGTGTGCAAACGGAACAGACGCGCTTCAATTGGCTCTAAGAGCCTTGGGAGTGGGGAAGGGAGATAAGGTATTAGTTCCTGATTCTACCTTTTGGGCAACATTCGAATCAGTCGTAAACGTAGGAGCTGATCCAGCTACAATAGATACAAATCCAGATGATCTACAAATGGATTTCGAAGAATTCAAAAGAGCACTCGAAGAGGTAAAACCAAAAGCTGCGATCATAGTTCACCTTTATGGCTGGGGAAGCTCTAAGTTAGAAGAATACCGCAAACTTTGTAAAGAGAAGGGAGTTTTCTTATTAGAAGATGGAGCTCAATCTTTCGGAGTTTTGTATAAGGGAAAACCTATTTACCAAGACGCATTGATCACTACTACTTCTTTCTATCCTGCAAAAGTTTTAGGCGGGGCCGGGGATGGTGGAGCGGTTTTCACAAATGACGAAGAGCTTGCAAATAAAGTCAGAATGCTCGGAAACCATGGGAGAACTTCTCATTACGGTTACGGAGATGTGGGTTGGAATTCCAGAATGGATACCTTGCAGGCTGCATTCTTAAATTTGAATATTCCTTATTTGGATGCAAGGATCGCTTCTCGCAGAAAAGCAGCTGAAAAATATTACCAAGTTCTTCCAGGTTTAGGGGTGAATGTAATCCATCCTCCAAAAGACTTTCAAGAAAATGGATATTGTAACGTTACTCTTTTCGATCCTGCGGAAAGACCAAAAATCCAAGAAGTCCTAAAGACAAAAGGGATCGGTTCTGCGGTTATTTATCCTGGAGCGATGAGTGATCAACCAGGTGCAAAACCATATATCGTAGGTAAATTTGGAAAAGAACATAGAACTGGAAAGATCTGTGATTCAATTTTAAATTTCCCTCTATTCCCTTATATGACTGATTCCGAATTGGAAGAAGTTTTTGCCGCGATCAAAGAATACAAAAAATAA
- a CDS encoding TIGR04452 family lipoprotein translates to MKKINSILYFLTVFAMSCNIIESTGATKNSFSGGEAREIIRNAAFNADGVYYTEKFGGYSGLVENVAISNSLIVSFTLDLDDSKYYKRKKVTDCASDMEKFSYLNRFDSLSTLTLSENCRNFEEIKFLPN, encoded by the coding sequence ATGAAAAAGATTAATAGTATATTATATTTTCTTACTGTTTTTGCAATGAGTTGCAATATTATTGAATCAACTGGTGCCACAAAGAACTCATTTTCTGGTGGTGAAGCAAGGGAAATAATTAGAAATGCAGCGTTTAACGCAGATGGGGTCTACTACACAGAAAAGTTTGGTGGCTATAGTGGTTTGGTAGAGAATGTCGCTATTTCAAATTCATTGATTGTTTCTTTCACTTTAGATCTGGACGATTCAAAATATTATAAAAGGAAGAAAGTGACTGATTGCGCTTCTGATATGGAAAAGTTTTCTTATCTCAATCGTTTTGATTCTTTGTCAACATTGACGCTGAGTGAAAATTGTCGTAACTTCGAAGAAATTAAGTTTCTTCCTAATTGA
- a CDS encoding Dps family protein has product MKPNIGIPEKDREAINQGLQKLLADTYFLYLKTHNYHWNVTGPLFNTLHLMFMTQYTELWNALDLVAERIRSLGYPAPGTYKAFSSLTSLKEEDGVPKAEDMLKNLVEGHEAVIRTARAILPSADSGGDEVTTDLLTQRLEIHEKTAWMLRSMLE; this is encoded by the coding sequence ATGAAACCGAATATAGGAATCCCAGAGAAGGATAGAGAGGCCATCAACCAAGGCTTACAGAAACTTTTAGCAGATACGTATTTTTTATATTTAAAAACTCATAACTACCATTGGAACGTAACCGGACCCTTATTTAATACATTACATTTGATGTTCATGACTCAGTACACTGAGCTTTGGAATGCTTTGGATCTGGTTGCAGAAAGAATTCGTTCTCTTGGTTATCCAGCACCCGGAACCTATAAAGCATTCTCTTCTCTAACTTCTTTAAAAGAAGAAGACGGAGTTCCTAAAGCGGAAGATATGCTTAAAAATCTTGTAGAAGGGCATGAAGCAGTGATCCGAACTGCAAGGGCAATCCTTCCTTCTGCGGATTCAGGTGGGGATGAGGTGACTACTGACCTTCTTACCCAAAGATTAGAGATCCATGAAAAGACTGCTTGGATGCTCAGAAGTATGTTGGAGTAG
- a CDS encoding helix-turn-helix domain-containing protein: MLNPEVVTPLFYFGSGLSFLLVVQKLIPPIKRREDRIGALLFLSLGIILFTVANVVLEIDRTYPHAIFLLLTSFSAIGPLSLLYTHSLIYPNQTLYRDIRLHFLVPGLFLLGELLFFGRPWDSIISDLGDFRNVRYKHYLSWGFFLTTALTTAYFGFRYRMLLTVISIPELKSQIRFIFILATITVFAMYSLVFGFMFGLDILFRVGGLLVTGIVTLLFLAPSRYPDFFAPLTREVRKKKYEKSLLIGLDLNLLELRIQELMREDKLYRDPELTLHSLSEDLGIKPYQLTEFLNEHLQTGFHNYINGFRIEEAVKLLEEKLDQDILSICYFVGFNSKSSFNDAFRKVTGKTPTQLRQKKSEFPEKQKMHTARTGVPPLGKGLGGMVELGDSDRISVKNRPIKAENR; encoded by the coding sequence ATGTTAAATCCCGAAGTGGTGACTCCTTTATTCTACTTCGGAAGTGGCCTTTCCTTTTTATTGGTGGTCCAAAAGTTAATTCCACCTATAAAACGCAGAGAAGACAGGATTGGAGCACTTCTGTTTCTTTCGTTGGGGATCATACTATTCACAGTTGCGAATGTGGTCTTGGAAATAGACAGGACTTACCCACATGCAATCTTCTTATTACTCACTTCTTTTTCGGCTATTGGACCCTTATCTTTACTATATACACATTCTTTGATATACCCTAACCAAACTTTGTACAGGGACATACGACTTCACTTTCTTGTGCCTGGTCTTTTTTTATTAGGTGAGTTACTTTTTTTCGGAAGGCCTTGGGATTCTATCATCTCCGATCTGGGAGACTTTAGAAATGTTAGATATAAACATTATCTTTCTTGGGGATTTTTTCTAACAACTGCGCTTACTACTGCTTACTTCGGATTTAGATATAGAATGTTATTAACTGTAATCTCTATTCCAGAGTTAAAATCACAAATAAGATTCATTTTTATTTTGGCGACCATTACAGTATTTGCAATGTATTCCTTGGTATTCGGTTTCATGTTCGGCCTGGATATTTTGTTTAGAGTGGGTGGACTTCTTGTGACTGGGATAGTGACACTTCTATTCTTGGCTCCTTCTAGATATCCGGACTTTTTTGCTCCTTTAACTAGAGAAGTTCGAAAGAAGAAGTATGAAAAATCTCTTTTGATCGGTTTGGATCTGAACTTATTAGAACTTAGGATCCAAGAATTAATGAGAGAAGATAAACTGTATCGAGATCCTGAGCTTACTCTTCATTCTTTATCAGAAGACTTGGGGATCAAACCATATCAGTTGACTGAATTTTTAAATGAACATCTACAAACCGGATTTCATAATTATATCAACGGATTTAGGATAGAAGAAGCGGTCAAACTTCTGGAAGAAAAGTTAGACCAGGACATTCTTTCCATCTGTTATTTTGTAGGATTCAATTCTAAATCCTCTTTTAATGATGCATTCCGAAAAGTAACAGGAAAAACTCCTACACAACTTCGTCAGAAGAAATCGGAATTTCCTGAAAAACAAAAAATGCATACTGCCCGCACAGGAGTTCCTCCTTTGGGAAAAGGACTAGGTGGTATGGTGGAACTTGGTGATTCAGATCGAATTTCTGTGAAAAATCGCCCGATCAAGGCTGAAAATCGGTAA
- a CDS encoding peptidoglycan recognition protein family protein: MLRTVLLSLTACIISSCSSLPETNFSIAEAASPIYPISQLLPKDKSLASLSTLRKKIKVSGILLHHTKGLSAEDYITKSANSGWLVHYIVDKKGKIYGIEDPGISLIKAAPKTDASMIHISWEGDKEDILKRPLQKKSLLYAIAKTSQEFGIPVTNFDVGSRSGIFTHSQAKKKFGGFLNGSDCGNENVLKALLEELKGSYFPEMEWKDRYGEWVLRKEKPFVGQNGEVKEPSYDKGRSVTPTPKAELETIEKTADGLLPEEKRLRYNYRGAITADCVVLHFTAINDYDGTLRVLEKRNLAATFLADKDGKIYQLLDSPLHMAAAATGTNRNCFQIEIVGKDTEMLLANPAQITAVSKLVYELCQKYQIPLNNERVESLKGVFSHTQAKKKWGGSIFLDAQDFDPGEPYMKKIIETLGGTYYSEKDWYDRNGEEWILLFTDFQP, translated from the coding sequence ATGTTGAGAACTGTCCTTCTATCACTCACTGCATGTATTATATCTAGTTGTTCTTCCCTTCCGGAGACAAACTTTTCTATTGCGGAAGCTGCTTCTCCTATTTATCCGATCTCTCAATTATTGCCTAAGGATAAAAGCCTAGCTTCGCTCTCCACTCTTCGCAAAAAAATAAAAGTAAGCGGAATATTACTCCATCATACCAAGGGACTTTCCGCCGAAGACTATATTACAAAAAGTGCAAATTCCGGATGGTTAGTACATTACATCGTAGATAAAAAAGGTAAGATATATGGGATAGAAGATCCCGGAATATCTCTTATCAAGGCTGCACCAAAAACAGATGCAAGTATGATCCATATTTCTTGGGAAGGAGATAAGGAAGATATACTCAAACGTCCTCTCCAGAAAAAATCCTTACTATACGCGATCGCAAAAACCTCTCAGGAATTCGGAATACCGGTTACAAACTTCGATGTTGGCAGTCGTTCCGGAATATTTACACATAGCCAGGCCAAAAAGAAATTCGGCGGCTTCTTAAATGGAAGTGATTGCGGGAATGAGAACGTTCTAAAAGCACTTCTGGAAGAATTAAAAGGTTCTTACTTCCCCGAGATGGAATGGAAGGATAGATATGGAGAATGGGTCCTTCGAAAAGAAAAACCATTTGTAGGGCAAAACGGAGAAGTCAAAGAACCAAGCTACGATAAAGGTAGATCTGTCACTCCTACTCCTAAAGCAGAGCTGGAGACCATAGAAAAAACCGCAGACGGACTTCTTCCTGAAGAAAAAAGACTTAGATACAATTATAGAGGTGCTATCACCGCTGATTGTGTTGTCTTACATTTCACTGCGATCAACGATTATGATGGGACTCTAAGAGTATTAGAAAAACGGAATTTAGCAGCCACATTCCTTGCTGATAAGGACGGAAAAATCTATCAATTGTTGGATTCTCCACTTCATATGGCTGCGGCCGCCACAGGCACAAACCGAAATTGTTTCCAAATAGAGATCGTAGGCAAGGATACTGAGATGTTACTTGCAAATCCTGCTCAGATCACCGCGGTTTCAAAACTTGTTTATGAACTTTGCCAAAAATACCAAATCCCTTTGAATAACGAAAGAGTGGAATCTCTAAAAGGTGTATTCTCCCATACTCAGGCAAAGAAAAAATGGGGAGGCTCTATCTTCCTGGATGCACAGGACTTTGATCCAGGCGAACCATATATGAAAAAAATAATAGAGACTCTAGGCGGGACTTATTATTCAGAGAAAGATTGGTATGATAGAAATGGAGAAGAATGGATCCTTCTCTTTACCGATTTTCAGCCTTGA
- a CDS encoding GxxExxY protein has product MKDLKIDEITEIVIGAALKIHKDIGPGLFESVYEFILEKELQKQNLHVNRQKNITFQYGDIVLKNAFRVDLLVENLIIVEVKSVEKLLPIHSKQTLTYLRLMKLQCGLLINFNENLLKNGITRLVNGY; this is encoded by the coding sequence ATGAAAGATCTAAAAATCGATGAAATCACAGAGATAGTTATAGGCGCCGCCTTAAAAATTCATAAAGATATAGGGCCAGGTTTATTCGAATCTGTTTATGAATTCATTCTGGAGAAAGAGCTACAAAAGCAAAATCTACATGTAAATCGACAGAAGAATATCACATTCCAGTATGGAGATATTGTTTTAAAGAATGCCTTTCGAGTAGATTTGCTGGTAGAAAATCTGATTATCGTAGAAGTAAAGTCAGTCGAGAAGCTACTTCCAATTCATAGCAAGCAAACACTAACTTATCTGCGCCTTATGAAACTGCAATGTGGATTACTAATTAATTTTAATGAAAATTTATTAAAAAACGGAATTACTCGATTAGTGAATGGATACTAA